One genomic segment of Aliarcobacter cibarius includes these proteins:
- a CDS encoding peptidase U32 family protein: protein MSKQKVELLSPAGNLEKLKIAINYGADAVYAGVSHFSLRIRASKEFTFETFKEGIEYAHARGKKVYATINGFPFNSQIELLKKHIATMAALKPDAFIVAAPGVVQLCREIAPEIDIHLSTQANVLNYLDAKVYWDMGVRRIVVAREISLKDVVEIKKYLPDMEIEIFVHGSMCFAYSGRCLISAVQMGRVPNRGSCANDCRFEYTLYAGNDDHGTLFRLEEEPGVGTYIFNSKDMNLASHIKEILDSGAVDSLKIEGRTKSPYYAAVTAKAYREAIDDYYDGKFEPEKYQRELHTTKNRGFTDAYLIHRPFEKVDSQNHDYALSKGSYEVTGLVTEDEEHFYCKYKVYPNEDIEIFTPHNTVLQECDNEIGKVFKKEDGLYYINFKKILTDTNKELESVHSGNVNKIKLPCKLPYLTMFRIENTETNID, encoded by the coding sequence ATGAGTAAGCAAAAAGTTGAGTTGCTTAGCCCAGCTGGAAATTTAGAAAAATTGAAAATAGCTATAAATTATGGAGCAGATGCTGTTTATGCAGGTGTTAGCCATTTTAGTTTAAGAATAAGAGCATCAAAAGAGTTTACATTTGAAACTTTTAAAGAAGGAATAGAATATGCACATGCTAGAGGTAAAAAGGTATATGCAACAATAAATGGTTTTCCTTTTAACTCTCAGATAGAATTATTAAAAAAACATATAGCAACAATGGCGGCTTTAAAACCAGATGCTTTCATAGTTGCTGCACCAGGTGTAGTACAATTATGTAGAGAAATAGCACCAGAAATTGATATTCATTTATCAACTCAAGCAAACGTTTTAAATTATCTTGATGCAAAAGTTTATTGGGATATGGGAGTTAGAAGAATAGTTGTAGCAAGAGAGATATCATTAAAAGATGTAGTTGAAATAAAAAAATATCTTCCAGATATGGAAATAGAGATTTTTGTTCATGGTTCTATGTGTTTTGCTTATTCAGGAAGATGTTTAATTAGTGCTGTTCAAATGGGAAGAGTTCCAAATAGAGGAAGTTGTGCAAATGATTGCAGATTTGAGTATACTCTTTATGCAGGAAATGATGATCATGGAACACTATTTAGACTTGAAGAAGAGCCAGGAGTTGGAACATATATTTTTAATTCAAAAGATATGAATTTAGCTTCTCACATAAAAGAAATTTTAGATAGTGGTGCAGTTGATAGTTTAAAAATAGAAGGAAGAACAAAATCTCCATATTATGCTGCAGTTACAGCAAAAGCTTATAGAGAAGCTATTGATGATTATTATGATGGAAAATTTGAACCTGAGAAATACCAAAGAGAGTTACATACTACAAAAAATAGAGGCTTTACTGATGCTTATTTAATTCATAGACCATTTGAAAAAGTAGATTCTCAAAATCATGATTATGCTTTAAGTAAAGGAAGTTACGAAGTAACTGGTCTTGTAACAGAAGATGAAGAACATTTTTATTGTAAATACAAAGTTTATCCAAATGAAGATATAGAAATTTTTACTCCCCATAATACAGTTTTACAAGAGTGTGATAATGAAATAGGAAAAGTGTTCAAAAAAGAAGATGGACTTTATTATATAAACTTTAAAAAGATTTTAACAGATACAAATAAAGAGTTAGAAAGCGTTCACAGTGGAAATGTGAATAAAATAAAACTTCCTTGTAAATTGCCATATTTAACAATGTTTAGGATAGAAAATACAGAGACAAATATTGATTAA
- the purE gene encoding 5-(carboxyamino)imidazole ribonucleotide mutase, which translates to MKFVSIIMGSKSDYEIMKNCADTFEQFNVKYELIISSAHRSPERTKEYVKEAEEKGAIAFIAAAGMAAHLAGALAATTTKPIIGVPMKGGAMDGMDAMLSTVQMPAGMPVATVALGKAGAINAAYLAMQILAISDKDLAVKLKEDRMVKAKAVESDSKDIEVIL; encoded by the coding sequence ATGAAATTCGTTTCGATAATAATGGGTAGTAAATCTGATTATGAAATTATGAAAAATTGTGCTGATACTTTTGAACAATTCAATGTTAAATATGAGTTAATTATATCTTCTGCTCACAGAAGTCCTGAAAGAACTAAAGAGTATGTAAAAGAAGCTGAAGAAAAAGGTGCAATTGCTTTCATAGCAGCAGCTGGAATGGCAGCACACTTAGCAGGAGCATTAGCAGCAACTACAACTAAACCAATCATTGGAGTACCTATGAAAGGTGGTGCAATGGATGGTATGGATGCTATGCTTTCAACTGTTCAAATGCCTGCAGGTATGCCTGTTGCTACTGTAGCACTTGGAAAAGCTGGAGCTATAAATGCTGCTTATTTAGCAATGCAAATCTTAGCAATTAGTGATAAAGATTTAGCTGTTAAATTAAAAGAAGATAGAATGGTTAAAGCTAAAGCTGTTGAGAGTGATTCTAAAGATATTGAAGTAATTCTATAA
- a CDS encoding glutaredoxin domain-containing protein, translating to MKPIALFTLPNCKWCKEAIIYLKSKKLKFNQIDLTKNASALKDCQKRCSGAPVILIGNSWICGFDKEKINKELGIK from the coding sequence ATGAAGCCAATTGCACTATTTACACTACCTAATTGTAAATGGTGCAAAGAGGCCATTATCTACTTAAAAAGTAAAAAACTAAAATTTAATCAAATTGATTTAACAAAAAATGCTAGTGCTTTAAAAGATTGTCAAAAAAGATGTTCCGGTGCTCCAGTTATTCTAATTGGAAATAGTTGGATTTGTGGTTTTGACAAAGAAAAAATAAATAAAGAGTTAGGAATAAAATAA
- the glyQ gene encoding glycine--tRNA ligase subunit alpha, which yields MLTFSQMLLKLQEFWAKEGCNIVQPYDIPAGAGTFHPATLLRSLDSTPWSVAYVAPSRRPTDGRYGENPNRLGSYYQFQVLIKPSLENIQDLYLQSLEYLGLDLKKHDIRFVEDNWESPTLGAWGLGWEVWLDGMEVTQFTYFQQVGGLACDPVAVEITYGTERLAMYLQGVDTVFDIVWNENKFGKTTYADVHKEGEYQFSKYNFEVANTTKLFRDFEEAFNECKACLEANLPLPAYDQCMVASHAFNTLDARKAISVTERQNYILKVRELAQACAVMYKEQEESRLKRVGRL from the coding sequence ATGCTTACTTTTTCACAAATGTTATTAAAACTTCAAGAGTTTTGGGCAAAAGAAGGGTGTAATATTGTTCAACCATATGATATTCCAGCAGGGGCTGGAACTTTTCATCCAGCTACACTTTTAAGAAGTTTAGATAGCACTCCTTGGAGTGTTGCTTATGTTGCACCTTCAAGAAGACCAACAGATGGAAGATATGGTGAAAACCCAAATAGATTAGGAAGCTATTATCAGTTTCAAGTATTAATAAAACCAAGTTTAGAAAATATTCAAGATTTATATTTACAATCTTTAGAATATTTAGGTTTGGATTTAAAAAAGCATGATATTAGATTTGTAGAAGACAACTGGGAATCACCAACTTTAGGAGCTTGGGGATTAGGATGGGAAGTTTGGCTTGATGGCATGGAAGTTACACAATTTACATATTTCCAACAAGTTGGAGGTTTGGCTTGTGATCCTGTTGCTGTAGAGATAACTTATGGAACAGAAAGACTTGCTATGTATCTACAAGGTGTTGATACTGTTTTTGATATAGTTTGGAATGAAAATAAATTTGGAAAAACAACATATGCAGATGTTCATAAAGAAGGAGAATATCAATTTTCTAAGTATAATTTTGAAGTAGCAAATACAACTAAATTATTTAGAGATTTTGAAGAAGCGTTTAATGAATGTAAAGCTTGTTTAGAAGCAAATCTTCCGCTTCCTGCATATGATCAATGTATGGTAGCAAGTCATGCTTTTAATACATTAGATGCTAGAAAAGCAATAAGTGTAACTGAAAGACAAAATTACATTTTAAAAGTACGTGAACTTGCACAAGCTTGTGCTGTTATGTATAAAGAACAGGAAGAATCAAGACTTAAAAGAGTAGGAAGATTATAA
- a CDS encoding Nif3-like dinuclear metal center hexameric protein, which produces MKIRDIYEFLNSFSPFELQEKWDNSGLIVGNMNDTFENLYLSMDLDLELVKNLKENSLVITHHPLIFSGLKKVNYDTYSSKILKELIKKDISLISMHTNIDKTHLNRFVTEEILGFKIENQNEFIANCSVDMSFDDLLKHLNKRLNLKHIKFVKIKEYIKTLSICTGSAMSLIDAVDTDCFITGDIKYHDAMEAKARGLSLIDIRHYESENYFNILLEELLKEYLKKNKLKAIITASKNPFEFFIEGENIE; this is translated from the coding sequence TTGAAAATAAGAGATATCTACGAGTTTTTGAATTCTTTTAGCCCATTTGAACTTCAAGAAAAATGGGATAATTCAGGACTTATTGTAGGAAATATGAATGATACTTTTGAAAACTTGTATTTGAGTATGGATTTAGATTTAGAGTTAGTAAAAAATTTAAAAGAAAATTCTTTAGTAATTACTCATCATCCATTGATTTTTAGTGGATTAAAAAAAGTAAACTATGATACATACTCTTCAAAAATTTTAAAAGAGCTTATAAAAAAAGATATCTCTTTAATTTCTATGCATACAAATATAGATAAAACACATTTAAATAGATTTGTAACAGAAGAAATTCTAGGATTTAAAATAGAAAATCAAAATGAGTTTATTGCAAATTGCAGTGTTGATATGAGTTTTGATGATCTTTTAAAGCATTTAAACAAAAGATTAAATTTAAAACATATAAAGTTTGTAAAAATAAAAGAGTATATTAAAACTTTATCGATTTGTACAGGTTCTGCAATGAGTTTAATTGATGCAGTTGATACAGATTGTTTTATAACAGGTGATATAAAATATCATGATGCTATGGAAGCAAAAGCTAGAGGTTTGTCTTTAATTGATATTAGACATTATGAGAGTGAAAACTACTTTAATATACTTTTAGAAGAACTATTAAAAGAGTATTTGAAAAAAAATAAATTAAAAGCTATAATAACAGCTTCAAAAAATCCATTTGAGTTTTTTATAGAAGGAGAAAACATTGAATAA
- a CDS encoding zinc ribbon domain-containing protein, which translates to MNKYLEDLIKLSKYDTSISQFEPKIENQKAKLATFVETAEAIKVGINSTYLEIDDLKSKRTKNNIHLSELKTKLDSIAKKNKDVTNEKELKALQLEEEIAKEQVSFANEEIERLDKLTAAKEEKLKEFQEKLKVEEEDIKEIRVVVEDTIAQINNERNEVYAKRSELLSQFDNKILTFYEKIKRWAKDTAVVPVKKQACYGCFMKINDKTYAEVLRGEEIVNCLHCGRILYKGEEETVTTEA; encoded by the coding sequence TTGAATAAGTATTTAGAGGATTTAATAAAGTTATCAAAGTATGATACAAGTATTAGTCAATTTGAACCAAAAATTGAAAATCAAAAAGCAAAGTTAGCAACTTTTGTTGAGACAGCTGAAGCTATAAAAGTAGGTATTAACTCAACATATTTAGAAATTGATGATTTAAAATCAAAAAGAACAAAAAATAATATTCACTTGAGTGAATTAAAAACAAAATTAGACTCAATTGCTAAAAAAAATAAAGATGTAACAAATGAAAAAGAGTTAAAAGCTTTACAATTAGAAGAAGAGATTGCTAAAGAGCAAGTTAGCTTTGCAAATGAAGAGATTGAAAGACTTGATAAATTAACTGCTGCTAAAGAAGAAAAATTAAAAGAATTTCAAGAAAAATTAAAAGTAGAAGAAGAAGATATTAAAGAGATTAGAGTTGTTGTTGAAGATACAATTGCTCAAATTAATAATGAAAGAAATGAAGTTTATGCAAAAAGAAGCGAATTATTAAGTCAATTTGATAACAAAATTTTAACTTTCTATGAAAAAATAAAAAGATGGGCAAAAGATACTGCGGTAGTTCCTGTAAAAAAACAAGCGTGTTACGGATGTTTTATGAAAATAAATGATAAAACTTATGCTGAAGTTTTAAGAGGAGAAGAAATTGTAAATTGTCTTCACTGTGGAAGAATTCTTTATAAAGGTGAAGAAGAAACAGTTACAACAGAGGCTTAA
- the waaA gene encoding lipid IV(A) 3-deoxy-D-manno-octulosonic acid transferase: MSLFALFYNFILILIYILFIPYLLYKSRTKKYKLAIPAKFFLRNNPKFDLNGVWFHSCSMGEVRAIKPLIKEFEDEANISVITNTGFDEAKSISSNVRFLPFEFFLPFWITKQKVLVVMEAELWYMLFLVAKKKGAKTLLINARISDKSYKSYLRFRFFYKKIFSNIDKVFAQSEIDKIRLLQLGAKDVEVIGNIKLAQLPQKKQNFEKPDGIVITAASTHEGEEELILSAFNKEFGKLIIVPRHPERFLKVDELIKNYIKGKNISYHKYSIKEDFSSDIVLIDKMGILNDIYAISDITILGGAFAKVGGHNPIEPAYFGNVIISGKNIFNQKSLFECIKNYYLIENYELKEYLKKAGTLLKPELTKEGSFEPIIKEMKKWL; the protein is encoded by the coding sequence TTGAGCCTCTTTGCTCTTTTTTATAATTTTATTTTAATTCTAATTTATATACTTTTTATTCCATATTTATTATATAAGTCAAGAACTAAAAAATATAAGCTAGCTATTCCTGCAAAGTTTTTTTTAAGAAATAACCCAAAATTTGATTTAAATGGTGTTTGGTTTCATTCTTGTTCTATGGGTGAAGTAAGAGCAATTAAACCATTAATAAAAGAGTTTGAAGATGAAGCCAATATTAGTGTAATTACAAATACTGGTTTTGATGAAGCAAAAAGTATTAGTTCAAATGTGAGATTTTTGCCTTTTGAATTCTTCCTACCATTTTGGATAACTAAACAAAAAGTTTTAGTAGTTATGGAAGCTGAACTTTGGTATATGCTATTTTTAGTTGCTAAGAAAAAAGGTGCAAAAACCTTACTTATAAATGCAAGAATTTCTGATAAATCTTATAAATCATATTTAAGATTTAGATTTTTTTATAAAAAGATATTTTCAAATATAGATAAGGTTTTTGCACAAAGTGAAATTGATAAAATAAGACTTTTACAATTAGGTGCAAAGGATGTTGAGGTTATTGGAAATATAAAATTAGCTCAACTTCCACAAAAAAAGCAGAACTTTGAAAAACCTGATGGTATAGTAATAACTGCTGCAAGTACCCATGAAGGTGAAGAAGAATTAATATTGTCTGCTTTTAATAAAGAGTTTGGGAAACTAATAATTGTTCCTAGGCATCCTGAAAGATTTTTAAAAGTTGATGAGTTAATTAAAAATTATATCAAAGGTAAGAATATTTCCTATCACAAATATAGTATTAAAGAAGATTTTAGCAGTGATATTGTTTTAATTGATAAAATGGGGATTTTAAATGATATTTATGCAATAAGTGATATTACTATTTTAGGTGGAGCATTTGCTAAAGTAGGGGGACATAATCCAATTGAACCTGCTTATTTTGGAAATGTGATAATTAGTGGAAAAAATATTTTTAATCAAAAATCACTTTTTGAGTGTATAAAAAATTATTATTTAATAGAAAATTATGAATTAAAAGAGTATTTAAAAAAAGCGGGTACTCTTTTAAAACCAGAATTAACAAAAGAAGGTTCATTTGAACCTATAATTAAGGAGATGAAAAAATGGCTGTAG
- a CDS encoding pseudouridine synthase family protein, giving the protein MAVEYDKAYKLLAIQEKISNAKAKDLIDRGLVKVGDKKVMIARGEIRTDTKFNVKELAKTKVIFEDDNILVVDKPAFITADEVAKTFKNAILLNRLDKETSGVMMFAKNEDFQKKAIKEFAQNRVYKEYVAIVEGKVIEEIVIDKPIITIKDKGVAKSKIDKNGKSAKTTVYPLLVEGNKSKIKLVIESGRTHQIRVHLNSVGLPIIGDAIYGRTASNVNRVLLHSKITKIFDYTFEAKEPKEFKVYDFS; this is encoded by the coding sequence ATGGCTGTAGAATATGATAAAGCTTATAAACTTTTAGCAATTCAGGAAAAAATTTCTAATGCTAAAGCAAAAGATTTGATTGATAGAGGATTAGTAAAAGTTGGTGATAAAAAAGTTATGATTGCTAGGGGAGAAATTAGAACAGATACAAAATTTAACGTAAAAGAACTAGCAAAAACAAAAGTTATTTTTGAAGATGATAATATTTTAGTTGTTGATAAACCAGCATTTATTACTGCTGATGAAGTTGCAAAAACTTTTAAAAATGCAATACTTTTAAATAGACTTGATAAAGAAACAAGTGGTGTTATGATGTTTGCAAAAAATGAAGATTTTCAGAAAAAAGCTATTAAAGAATTTGCACAAAATAGAGTTTATAAAGAATATGTAGCAATTGTTGAAGGTAAAGTTATTGAAGAAATAGTTATTGATAAACCTATTATTACTATAAAAGATAAAGGTGTAGCAAAATCAAAAATTGATAAAAATGGGAAAAGTGCAAAAACAACTGTTTATCCACTTTTAGTAGAGGGAAATAAATCAAAAATAAAACTTGTGATAGAAAGTGGAAGAACTCATCAAATTAGAGTTCATTTGAATTCTGTAGGTTTACCTATAATTGGAGATGCTATTTATGGAAGAACAGCTTCAAATGTAAATAGAGTTTTATTACATTCTAAAATTACAAAAATCTTTGATTATACTTTTGAAGCAAAAGAACCAAAAGAATTTAAAGTATATGATTTTAGCTAA
- the ffh gene encoding signal recognition particle protein, with product MFDSITGSLRGIIGKIRHQDDVASLSRAISELKKAFLKADVHHKTTKDLLNAIELETKKIGIGQDNFIKVLKQELEKVLTANGNQGFVFSSTPPTVVLMTGLQGSGKTTTTGKLANYLKTRKKKVLVAACDLQRLAAVEQLKQIAKQIDVDIYFDDNEKDPIKIALAAKQKATRELYDVLLVDTAGRLAIDEELMLQLKDIKNAINPNEIFYVADALTGHDATKTATTFKEKIGIDGVILSKYDGDTKGGVALSIADQVNVPLRFIGIGEKMPDLEVFIPDRIVSRLLGLGDIAGLAEKTANIIDEKKAKEVSKKIKKGEFNFNDFLEQLSMMSKLGSLKSIIGMIPGMSAMAPALKDMDFENSKEIIRIKALISSMTPKERENPDLLNPSRKKRISMGSGLSEVQVNKILKQFKNASKMAKQLSSKGGMKGLQNMLSQMGPNGMPKIPR from the coding sequence TTGTTTGATTCAATAACGGGCTCGCTTAGAGGAATAATAGGAAAAATTAGACATCAAGATGATGTTGCATCACTTAGCAGAGCTATAAGTGAACTAAAAAAAGCTTTCTTAAAAGCAGATGTTCATCATAAAACTACTAAAGACCTATTAAATGCTATTGAATTAGAAACTAAAAAAATTGGAATTGGTCAAGATAATTTCATAAAAGTGTTAAAACAAGAACTAGAAAAAGTTTTAACTGCTAATGGAAATCAAGGATTTGTATTTTCTTCTACTCCTCCTACAGTTGTTTTAATGACAGGACTTCAAGGAAGTGGTAAAACAACAACAACTGGAAAATTGGCAAACTATTTAAAAACAAGAAAGAAAAAAGTTTTAGTTGCAGCTTGTGATTTACAAAGACTTGCAGCAGTTGAACAGTTAAAACAGATTGCTAAACAAATTGATGTTGATATCTATTTTGATGATAATGAAAAAGATCCTATTAAAATTGCTCTTGCTGCTAAACAAAAAGCTACAAGAGAGTTATATGATGTACTTTTAGTAGATACTGCTGGAAGACTTGCAATTGATGAAGAGTTAATGCTTCAATTAAAAGATATAAAAAATGCTATTAATCCAAATGAAATTTTTTATGTTGCAGATGCTTTAACAGGTCATGATGCTACAAAAACTGCGACAACATTTAAAGAAAAAATTGGAATAGATGGAGTTATTCTATCAAAATATGATGGTGATACAAAAGGTGGAGTTGCTTTAAGTATCGCAGATCAAGTAAATGTTCCTCTTAGATTTATAGGTATTGGTGAAAAAATGCCTGATCTAGAAGTTTTTATTCCTGATAGAATTGTTTCTAGACTTTTGGGTCTTGGAGATATTGCAGGCCTTGCTGAAAAAACTGCAAATATAATTGATGAGAAAAAAGCAAAAGAAGTTAGTAAAAAGATTAAAAAAGGTGAGTTTAATTTTAATGACTTCTTAGAACAACTATCAATGATGAGTAAATTAGGAAGCTTAAAATCAATTATTGGAATGATACCTGGTATGTCTGCTATGGCACCAGCTTTAAAAGATATGGATTTCGAGAACTCAAAGGAAATTATTAGAATAAAAGCACTTATTAGTTCTATGACACCAAAAGAAAGAGAAAATCCAGATTTACTAAATCCTAGTAGAAAAAAAAGAATATCTATGGGGTCAGGGCTTAGTGAAGTTCAAGTAAATAAAATATTAAAGCAGTTTAAAAATGCTTCGAAAATGGCTAAACAACTTTCAAGTAAAGGTGGAATGAAAGGTTTACAAAATATGTTGTCTCAAATGGGACCAAATGGAATGCCAAAAATTCCAAGATAA
- the rpsP gene encoding 30S ribosomal protein S16 — MTVIRLTRMGRNKKPFYRIVVTDSRKRRDSGWIESIGYFNPVVEPQVLKIDEDRYNYWLSVGAKPSEKVKKLASR; from the coding sequence ATGACAGTGATTAGATTAACAAGAATGGGAAGAAATAAAAAACCATTTTATAGAATAGTTGTAACAGATTCAAGAAAAAGAAGAGATTCAGGATGGATTGAATCAATTGGTTACTTTAACCCAGTTGTTGAGCCACAAGTTCTAAAAATTGATGAAGATAGATATAACTATTGGTTAAGTGTTGGTGCTAAACCATCAGAAAAAGTTAAAAAATTAGCTTCAAGATAA
- a CDS encoding KH domain-containing protein — MIINFIQNYAKLIVAVPEDVVVTKEQIDENFVEITISVNSVDIGKLIGKNGNMINALKTIANGCKAKDGISYKIQVVTK; from the coding sequence ATGATAATAAATTTTATACAAAACTATGCAAAACTAATTGTTGCAGTACCAGAAGATGTTGTTGTTACAAAAGAGCAAATAGATGAAAATTTTGTTGAAATTACAATAAGTGTAAATAGTGTTGATATTGGAAAACTTATTGGAAAAAATGGAAATATGATAAATGCTCTTAAGACAATAGCAAATGGATGTAAAGCTAAAGATGGAATATCTTATAAAATACAAGTAGTTACAAAGTAG
- the rimM gene encoding ribosome maturation factor RimM (Essential for efficient processing of 16S rRNA), translating to MNKVYVAKLGKAVGLQGHLRLFIDSDFPEQFKKGAIFTTNRNLILKVLECNLNKDLIKFEDYEDVDLAKKLTNSELFTTEEATKEYCKLKENEFFWFDLISCEVFEDDLKLGKVKDIHRYPLNDYLEVETDFNLVERKLPKNFLIPHIFGDFIDKVDIENKKIFVKNSFDILENS from the coding sequence ATGAATAAAGTTTATGTTGCAAAGCTAGGAAAAGCAGTAGGTCTTCAAGGTCATTTAAGACTTTTTATTGACTCTGATTTTCCTGAGCAATTTAAAAAAGGTGCTATTTTTACTACAAATAGAAATTTGATTTTAAAAGTTCTTGAGTGTAATTTAAATAAAGATTTAATAAAGTTCGAGGATTATGAAGATGTAGATTTAGCAAAAAAACTTACAAATAGTGAACTTTTTACAACTGAAGAAGCTACTAAAGAATATTGTAAATTAAAAGAGAATGAATTTTTTTGGTTTGATTTAATTTCTTGTGAAGTTTTTGAAGATGATTTAAAATTAGGAAAAGTAAAAGATATTCATAGGTATCCACTAAATGATTATCTTGAAGTTGAGACAGATTTTAATCTTGTAGAAAGAAAACTCCCAAAAAACTTCTTAATACCGCATATATTTGGTGATTTTATAGATAAAGTTGATATTGAAAATAAGAAAATATTTGTAAAAAATTCTTTTGATATTTTAGAAAATTCTTAA
- the flgG gene encoding flagellar basal-body rod protein FlgG codes for MIRGLYTAATGMNSMQHQIDVTSNNIANVNTTGFKQDRAEFQDLMYESLNYTAGQTTQTTLNPTGIDVGLGVRISNIQKNFTEGDMKLTSNPLDVAIQGKGFFQITLPSGEVAYSRNGNFKLNADGSIVNGNGYTLSPEIVVPDNTRDLTIGKDGLVTATDAQTGDTVELGQITLADFINPAGLIPLGESLFMQSDASGEVLEGDPTTEQFGSLQQGMIELSNVKLVNEMVDLITAQRAYEANSKAITTADNMLDIVNRLKN; via the coding sequence ATGATTAGAGGATTATACACAGCAGCAACGGGAATGAACTCTATGCAACATCAAATTGATGTTACATCTAACAATATTGCAAATGTTAATACAACAGGCTTTAAACAAGATAGAGCAGAGTTTCAAGACTTGATGTATGAGAGTTTGAACTATACAGCAGGACAAACTACTCAAACTACATTAAATCCTACTGGAATCGATGTTGGTCTGGGAGTAAGAATTTCAAATATCCAGAAAAACTTTACTGAAGGGGATATGAAACTTACTTCAAATCCACTTGATGTTGCTATACAAGGAAAAGGATTTTTTCAAATAACTCTTCCTAGTGGTGAGGTTGCTTATTCAAGAAATGGTAATTTTAAACTAAATGCTGATGGATCTATTGTAAATGGAAATGGTTACACTTTATCTCCTGAAATTGTTGTTCCAGATAATACTAGAGATTTAACAATAGGAAAAGACGGTCTTGTAACAGCAACTGATGCACAAACTGGTGATACAGTTGAGTTGGGTCAAATTACTTTAGCAGATTTTATAAATCCAGCAGGTTTAATTCCTCTTGGAGAATCACTTTTTATGCAAAGTGATGCATCTGGAGAGGTACTTGAAGGAGATCCAACAACAGAACAATTTGGAAGCCTTCAACAAGGTATGATAGAATTATCAAATGTTAAACTAGTAAATGAAATGGTTGATTTAATTACTGCTCAAAGAGCTTATGAAGCAAATTCTAAAGCAATTACTACAGCTGATAATATGCTAGATATTGTAAATAGACTTAAAAATTAA
- a CDS encoding response regulator yields the protein MKILIVDDSSTMRRIIGNVVMQLGFGKDNFDEAEDGVKAWKLLTEAHYDVILTDWNMPNMNGLELVKKIRSEGTHQKTPIIMITTEGGKNEVITALKSGVNNYIVKPFSAEVLKEKLDGVLKK from the coding sequence ATGAAGATTCTAATAGTTGATGATAGCTCTACAATGAGAAGAATTATCGGAAATGTAGTTATGCAATTAGGATTTGGAAAAGATAATTTTGATGAAGCTGAAGATGGTGTAAAAGCTTGGAAACTTCTTACTGAAGCTCATTATGATGTTATTTTAACAGATTGGAATATGCCAAATATGAATGGACTTGAGCTTGTAAAAAAAATAAGAAGTGAGGGAACACATCAGAAAACTCCGATTATTATGATTACAACTGAAGGTGGAAAAAATGAGGTTATAACTGCTTTAAAATCGGGAGTTAATAACTATATAGTTAAACCGTTTAGTGCAGAAGTTCTAAAAGAAAAGCTTGATGGAGTTTTAAAAAAATAA